A genomic stretch from Pseudomonas mendocina includes:
- a CDS encoding aspartate/glutamate racemase family protein, with product MSSLYKVPDQCTQAWYGETVGIIVLDARYPCVPGNVANASSYSFPVRFQRIEGGSIERLLYNRDPELAKPFIEAALALQEAGVKAVSGACGFMALFQKQVAAALDIPVLLSSLLQIPFIYSVTGKPVGILTADASALTPRHFEGVGVSPDIPLEIIGLEDCPEFSSSILREKGTLDSSLIEAEVVEKALQLQRRNPGIGAILLECSDLPPYASAIQRATGLPVFDYIGMIEHVGRSFRARPYQGFM from the coding sequence ATGTCGTCCCTCTACAAAGTCCCCGATCAGTGCACCCAAGCCTGGTACGGTGAAACCGTCGGCATCATCGTGCTCGATGCGCGCTACCCCTGCGTGCCTGGCAACGTTGCCAACGCATCCAGCTACAGCTTCCCGGTGCGCTTCCAGCGCATCGAGGGCGGCTCCATCGAGCGCCTGCTGTACAACCGCGACCCGGAACTGGCCAAACCTTTTATTGAGGCAGCTTTGGCGCTGCAAGAAGCGGGTGTTAAAGCAGTCAGCGGTGCCTGTGGATTTATGGCGCTGTTTCAGAAGCAGGTCGCGGCGGCGCTGGATATCCCGGTACTGCTTTCAAGCCTGCTGCAAATTCCGTTCATCTACAGCGTGACCGGTAAGCCGGTTGGCATTCTCACAGCCGACGCCAGCGCCCTGACGCCACGTCACTTTGAGGGTGTGGGCGTCTCGCCGGATATTCCGCTGGAGATTATCGGCCTGGAAGATTGCCCAGAATTCAGCAGCTCAATCCTGCGCGAAAAAGGCACTCTGGACTCCAGCCTGATCGAGGCCGAAGTGGTCGAGAAAGCGCTGCAACTGCAACGCCGTAACCCAGGCATCGGTGCCATCCTCCTTGAGTGCAGCGACCTGCCACCCTATGCCAGCGCCATTCAGCGCGCTACCGGCCTGCCGGTGTTTGATTACATCGGCATGATCGAGCATGTCGGCCGCAGCTTCCGGGCCCGTCCGTACCAGGGCTTCATGTAA
- a CDS encoding amino acid ABC transporter permease, giving the protein MNFDPSVVFQYWPALLKGLGFSLVLTFSCALIGMILGFFISLMRTSKNHLLYWSSTLFVEVFRGTPLLIQLFWIFFCLPIVFGTSFSPLVSVIISLVLFMGATSSESFRGALKSIPREQFDACQALGIGGVTRTTYIVFPQVLLRATPPLLSNSVALFKESALVSSVGIADLMFIGQNLSNRTARPVEFLTAVAIIYFVVAFPMTRIVGSIEARFLRRYAS; this is encoded by the coding sequence ATGAATTTCGATCCTTCTGTTGTTTTTCAATACTGGCCAGCTCTGCTCAAAGGGCTTGGCTTTTCCCTGGTGCTGACGTTCTCGTGTGCACTGATCGGGATGATCCTGGGCTTTTTTATCAGCCTGATGCGCACCTCTAAGAACCATCTCCTGTACTGGTCTTCGACTCTGTTTGTGGAGGTGTTTCGCGGTACGCCGTTGCTGATCCAGCTGTTCTGGATTTTCTTCTGCCTGCCGATCGTCTTTGGAACCTCATTCAGCCCATTGGTCTCCGTGATCATTTCGCTGGTGCTGTTCATGGGCGCAACGAGTAGCGAGTCGTTCCGCGGCGCGCTGAAGTCGATCCCACGGGAGCAGTTTGACGCCTGTCAGGCGCTGGGCATTGGGGGGGTGACCCGCACCACGTACATCGTGTTTCCGCAGGTTTTGCTGCGGGCTACACCGCCGTTGCTGTCCAACAGCGTCGCCCTGTTTAAGGAAAGTGCGCTGGTCTCCTCAGTCGGCATTGCTGACCTGATGTTCATCGGCCAGAACCTGTCCAACCGCACCGCGCGCCCAGTGGAGTTCCTGACTGCGGTAGCCATCATTTACTTCGTAGTGGCCTTCCCGATGACTCGCATTGTCGGAAGCATCGAAGCACGCTTCCTGCGTCGCTACGCGTCGTAA
- a CDS encoding amino acid ABC transporter permease, protein MDYSFDFFHVLHNFDKLIDGLWITLQLTLAANLIGLTAGFVLSLLAMSRFTVVRWPAQLYIEFFRCTPVLLQVIWFFYCLPILFEIYLSPIAMGVLALGLNLMAFNAEAYRAGIQAVPRDQLDACVALSLTPFQRTMHVVLPQAFRIASPVLITNGISILQQSSLVAIVSVADLMYAGKMLATDSYRPLETYTIVALIYLALAMPVGQLVSWIERRQEKTMHS, encoded by the coding sequence ATGGACTACTCCTTTGATTTTTTCCACGTACTCCATAACTTCGACAAGCTGATTGATGGCCTGTGGATTACGTTGCAACTGACGCTGGCAGCTAACCTGATCGGCCTTACAGCCGGTTTTGTGCTGAGCCTGTTAGCCATGAGTCGTTTCACTGTTGTTCGCTGGCCTGCACAGCTGTACATCGAGTTCTTCCGTTGCACACCGGTGCTGCTGCAAGTTATTTGGTTCTTCTATTGCTTGCCGATTTTGTTCGAGATCTACCTGTCTCCCATTGCGATGGGTGTTCTGGCTCTGGGTCTGAACCTGATGGCATTCAACGCAGAAGCCTACCGCGCCGGCATTCAGGCCGTACCGCGTGATCAGCTGGATGCTTGTGTGGCGCTGAGCCTCACACCGTTCCAACGCACCATGCACGTGGTATTGCCGCAAGCCTTCCGGATTGCCTCTCCCGTGTTGATTACCAACGGAATTTCGATTCTGCAACAGAGCTCTCTTGTCGCAATCGTGTCAGTGGCCGACCTGATGTACGCAGGCAAGATGCTTGCGACTGACTCATACCGTCCGCTGGAAACCTACACCATCGTGGCACTGATCTATCTGGCTCTGGCGATGCCAGTCGGGCAACTCGTCAGTTGGATAGAACGCCGACAAGAAAAGACAATGCACTCCTGA
- a CDS encoding amino acid ABC transporter ATP-binding protein, with product MSILSNPAAETAVGKPILSIENVCKSFSSDMVVMDNFSLTMQEGECVSIIGPSGSGKSTLLRVLMGLDTIDSGLVRFEQKDYIHGVGPTRKPRLDDQLRQRIGMVFQHYTLFPHLSVLGNLMLAPTKVLKQSKKVAEERALQLLARFGLENKAHQYPSQLSGGQKQRIAIARALMLEPRLMLLDEITSALDPEMVEEVQKVIMQLAQQKMSMILVTHDMQVARSVASRVVFCANGKVVEQGRPDEMFLNPREPRTKEFLSKFLYTN from the coding sequence ATGAGCATTCTCAGCAATCCTGCAGCCGAAACGGCCGTGGGAAAACCTATCCTCAGCATAGAAAACGTATGTAAAAGTTTCTCCTCCGACATGGTCGTGATGGATAACTTCTCCCTGACTATGCAAGAGGGAGAATGTGTTTCCATTATTGGCCCGAGCGGCAGCGGAAAAAGTACGCTGCTGCGAGTGCTGATGGGCCTGGACACCATTGATTCCGGCCTGGTTCGCTTCGAACAGAAAGACTATATCCATGGCGTTGGCCCTACACGCAAACCGCGTCTGGATGACCAGCTGCGCCAGCGCATCGGCATGGTATTCCAGCACTACACCCTGTTCCCGCACTTGTCGGTACTGGGCAACCTGATGCTGGCTCCCACCAAAGTACTTAAACAGAGCAAAAAAGTGGCCGAAGAGCGGGCCCTGCAATTGCTGGCGCGCTTTGGTCTTGAAAACAAGGCTCACCAATACCCGAGCCAACTGTCTGGCGGACAGAAACAGCGCATCGCCATTGCCCGCGCACTGATGCTTGAACCGCGCCTGATGCTGCTGGATGAAATCACCTCTGCACTGGACCCGGAAATGGTCGAGGAAGTGCAAAAAGTGATCATGCAGCTGGCTCAGCAAAAGATGAGCATGATCCTTGTAACCCATGACATGCAGGTGGCGCGCAGTGTGGCGTCGCGTGTGGTGTTCTGCGCAAACGGAAAGGTGGTGGAGCAGGGTCGCCCTGACGAAATGTTCCTCAACCCACGAGAGCCTCGCACCAAAGAGTTCCTCAGTAAATTCCTGTACACCAACTGA
- a CDS encoding transporter substrate-binding domain-containing protein, giving the protein MISKTSLKSLVMGTALALGLSSFAQADSASASIWDDVRKSGELRCGAAVIPPYVSLDPAKKEYGGFFSELCKEFAETVLNVKPVFVDTTWDNIVAGLQSNKWDLAMALNQTPTRALAVSFSEPVVDYEISFAYNAKNPKLEGAGNNLTDYDKEGITFVVISGTAMDKSLTAAVKHGTIMRLSGVDETRLAVMSRRGDVLVDTSDSNRLFGMKNKDWVTLVTPEPALSKQGISFGLSRNASYADIEVLNIFLREKKALGHVEALVNKASEEFLSLE; this is encoded by the coding sequence ATGATCAGCAAGACCTCTCTTAAGTCTCTGGTAATGGGTACTGCTTTGGCGCTGGGCCTCAGCTCGTTTGCTCAAGCCGATTCGGCATCGGCCTCCATTTGGGATGACGTTCGTAAGTCAGGCGAACTGCGTTGTGGCGCAGCTGTCATTCCTCCGTATGTATCCCTGGACCCGGCCAAAAAGGAATACGGCGGTTTCTTCTCCGAACTGTGCAAAGAGTTCGCTGAAACCGTGCTGAACGTGAAGCCTGTGTTCGTTGATACCACGTGGGACAACATCGTCGCTGGCCTGCAAAGCAACAAGTGGGACCTGGCCATGGCCCTCAACCAAACGCCAACCCGCGCACTGGCTGTCAGCTTCAGTGAGCCTGTGGTCGACTATGAAATTTCCTTCGCCTACAACGCCAAGAACCCGAAACTTGAAGGCGCCGGCAACAACCTGACCGACTACGACAAAGAAGGCATCACCTTCGTGGTGATCTCCGGCACCGCGATGGACAAATCCCTGACCGCAGCGGTTAAGCACGGCACCATCATGCGCCTGTCTGGCGTGGACGAAACCCGTCTGGCCGTCATGTCCCGCCGTGGTGATGTTCTCGTCGACACCTCCGACTCCAACCGTCTGTTCGGCATGAAGAACAAAGATTGGGTCACCCTCGTCACGCCAGAGCCAGCCCTGTCCAAGCAAGGCATTTCCTTCGGCCTGTCCCGCAATGCCTCTTACGCAGATATCGAAGTACTGAACATCTTCCTGCGTGAGAAAAAGGCTCTGGGTCATGTGGAAGCACTGGTCAATAAGGCCTCCGAAGAGTTCCTGAGCCTGGAATAA
- a CDS encoding aldehyde dehydrogenase family protein, which translates to MVGDLLKHLGVAENAYQGGNHAVYTPIDGSQIAQVNLEGAEAVRSKIDAAHNAYLAWRNVPAPRRGELVRLFGEVLRKNKAALGELVSIEAGKITQEGLGEVQEMIDICDFAVGLSRQLYGLTIASERPGHHMRETWHPLGVVGVISAFNFPVAVWAWNTTLALVCGNAVVWKPSEKTPLTAMACQALLEQTMKEFGDAPQGLSQLIIGDREAGEVLVDDHRVPLISATGSTRMGRDVGPRVAARFGRSILELGGNNAMILTPSADLDLAVRGILFAAVGTAGQRCTTLRRLIVHRSIKDDVVARIQAAYGRVRIGDPRKDNLVGPLMDKQAFDAMQDALAKARDEGGIVFGGERQLQEQFPNAYYVSPSIVEMPAQTSVVKHETFAPILYVLAYDDFEEALHMNNDVPQGLSSCVFTTDIREAERFQSASGSDCGIANVNIGTSGAEIGGAFGGEKETGGGRESGSDSWRAYMRRQTNTINYSRELPLAQGIVFD; encoded by the coding sequence ATGGTTGGTGATCTTCTAAAACACCTCGGGGTTGCTGAAAACGCGTACCAAGGGGGCAACCATGCCGTATATACCCCTATCGACGGTAGTCAGATTGCTCAGGTGAATCTTGAGGGGGCAGAGGCAGTTCGCAGCAAGATTGATGCTGCTCACAATGCATACCTTGCTTGGCGCAATGTTCCGGCTCCTCGTCGTGGTGAGCTGGTGCGCCTGTTCGGCGAAGTACTGCGCAAGAACAAAGCCGCTCTGGGCGAGCTGGTCTCCATCGAAGCCGGCAAAATCACTCAGGAAGGTCTGGGCGAAGTTCAGGAAATGATCGACATCTGCGACTTCGCCGTGGGCTTGTCGCGCCAGCTTTACGGTCTGACCATCGCCTCTGAGCGCCCAGGTCACCACATGCGTGAAACCTGGCACCCGCTGGGTGTGGTTGGCGTTATCAGCGCATTCAACTTCCCGGTTGCCGTCTGGGCGTGGAACACCACGCTGGCACTGGTTTGCGGTAACGCCGTTGTGTGGAAGCCGTCCGAGAAGACCCCGCTGACCGCGATGGCTTGCCAAGCTCTGCTTGAACAAACCATGAAAGAATTCGGCGATGCCCCACAAGGCTTGAGCCAACTGATTATCGGCGACCGCGAGGCCGGTGAGGTTCTGGTTGATGATCACCGCGTGCCATTGATCAGCGCCACCGGCAGCACCCGCATGGGTCGTGACGTTGGCCCGCGCGTGGCAGCACGCTTCGGCCGCAGCATCCTCGAGCTGGGCGGCAACAACGCAATGATTCTGACGCCAAGTGCTGACCTGGATCTGGCTGTCCGCGGCATTCTGTTTGCGGCAGTCGGCACCGCCGGTCAACGCTGCACCACGCTGCGCCGCCTGATTGTGCACCGTTCGATCAAAGACGATGTCGTAGCACGCATTCAAGCGGCATACGGCCGTGTGCGCATCGGCGACCCACGCAAAGACAACCTGGTCGGTCCGCTGATGGACAAACAGGCTTTCGATGCCATGCAGGATGCACTGGCTAAAGCACGTGACGAAGGCGGTATCGTCTTCGGCGGTGAGCGTCAGCTGCAAGAGCAGTTCCCTAATGCTTACTACGTGTCCCCTTCGATTGTCGAAATGCCGGCTCAGACTTCAGTCGTAAAACACGAGACATTCGCACCGATTCTCTACGTGCTTGCGTACGATGACTTCGAAGAAGCCCTGCACATGAACAATGATGTGCCTCAGGGTCTCTCTTCCTGCGTGTTCACCACCGACATTCGCGAGGCCGAGCGCTTCCAGAGTGCATCGGGTAGTGACTGCGGGATTGCCAACGTCAACATCGGTACCAGCGGTGCTGAGATTGGCGGGGCCTTCGGTGGCGAAAAAGAAACTGGGGGTGGCCGCGAGTCCGGCTCAGACTCCTGGCGCGCGTACATGCGCCGTCAGACCAATACGATCAACTACTCCCGCGAGCTTCCGCTGGCGCAGGGCATCGTATTCGACTGA
- a CDS encoding LysR substrate-binding domain-containing protein — protein sequence MSKRLLPTMTALQCFESAARHLSFTRAAQELHLTQSAVSKQVAQLEDMLQHPLFHRVRRRLQLAPAGELYLAEVNKILTQVDMSSRYILSYGGETEVVRIATQPTFGARWLIPALKGFSKRHPNIYLDIKSELESFDLVQAKADVALFYGQGSWPGATCIELFGEDVVPVCSPDILPDEPLADASELTHLVLLQCTSRPESWHEWFEEQGISTEHSYHGPRFDTFYMCIRAARSGCGVAMVPRFLVQDELDEGKLVIPWVHKKVSKGSHFVAFAEQAGEVPKIKSLVNWILEKAEGGGSL from the coding sequence ATGTCCAAGCGCTTACTTCCTACGATGACTGCATTGCAGTGTTTCGAATCAGCTGCCAGGCACCTCAGCTTTACGCGGGCAGCTCAGGAGCTACACCTGACTCAGAGCGCGGTCAGCAAGCAAGTTGCACAGCTTGAGGATATGTTGCAGCACCCGCTGTTTCACCGCGTTCGGCGGCGCTTACAGCTTGCACCAGCCGGTGAACTGTATCTGGCTGAAGTGAACAAGATCCTGACCCAGGTCGATATGTCGAGCCGTTACATCCTTTCTTATGGCGGTGAGACGGAGGTTGTGCGTATTGCTACGCAGCCAACGTTCGGAGCGCGTTGGCTGATTCCGGCGTTGAAGGGTTTTTCCAAGCGTCACCCCAACATTTACCTGGACATTAAGAGCGAGCTTGAGTCGTTTGACTTGGTGCAGGCCAAGGCTGACGTGGCGCTGTTTTATGGTCAGGGCTCCTGGCCGGGAGCCACGTGCATCGAACTGTTTGGTGAAGATGTGGTACCCGTCTGCTCGCCCGACATCCTGCCGGATGAGCCCCTTGCCGATGCGTCAGAGTTGACCCATCTGGTTCTGTTGCAATGCACCTCACGACCTGAGTCGTGGCATGAGTGGTTTGAGGAACAGGGCATCAGCACTGAGCACAGTTATCACGGCCCGCGATTCGACACATTTTATATGTGCATCCGCGCGGCCAGATCGGGCTGTGGTGTGGCCATGGTGCCGCGTTTCCTGGTTCAGGATGAGTTGGATGAAGGCAAGCTGGTGATCCCTTGGGTGCACAAAAAGGTCAGTAAAGGTTCGCACTTTGTGGCCTTTGCTGAGCAAGCCGGTGAAGTGCCGAAAATCAAAAGCCTGGTGAACTGGATTCTGGAGAAGGCTGAGGGCGGCGGCAGCCTGTAA
- a CDS encoding aspartate aminotransferase family protein encodes MSQSHIASPISIVHPITLTHGKNAQVWDTEGNAYIDFVGGIGVLNLGHCNPAVVSAITEQAQRLTHSAFNAVPHQGYRDLMDALAAFIPVSYEGAGMLTNSGAEAAENALKIVRAATGRTVVIAFDGGFHGRTLSTLNLNGKVAPYKQRVGILPGPVYHVPYPSPDTGVTAEEAFKAIERLFSVEVDIADVACFIFEPVQGEGGFLAMDPAFAQALRAFCDANNIYLIVDEIQSGFGRTGQRFAFSRLGIEPDLLLMGKSIAGGLPLGAVYGRAELMNALPQGGLGGTYSGNPLACSAALASLEQMTEANLASWGGYQQQALESRYASWLTRGISPYLGRLSGTGAMRGIELLTPEGKPATEQLAELLKAARSKGLLLMPSGKYRNVIRLLPPLTIEPELYERGLDIFEECLAGIR; translated from the coding sequence ATGAGCCAGTCGCATATTGCTTCGCCGATCTCCATCGTTCATCCGATCACCCTGACCCATGGCAAAAATGCTCAGGTCTGGGACACCGAGGGCAATGCCTACATCGACTTTGTGGGCGGCATTGGCGTATTGAATCTCGGGCACTGCAACCCGGCAGTGGTTTCAGCTATTACAGAACAGGCTCAACGCCTGACCCATTCAGCCTTCAACGCCGTGCCTCACCAAGGCTACCGCGATCTGATGGACGCGCTGGCCGCGTTTATTCCGGTCAGCTATGAAGGCGCGGGCATGTTGACCAACAGCGGTGCTGAGGCGGCCGAAAACGCATTAAAAATCGTTCGTGCAGCCACCGGCCGTACGGTGGTAATTGCCTTTGATGGCGGCTTCCATGGACGCACCCTCTCTACCTTGAACCTCAATGGCAAGGTGGCTCCATACAAGCAGCGTGTAGGGATTTTGCCTGGCCCGGTTTATCACGTGCCCTACCCAAGCCCGGATACCGGTGTTACCGCCGAGGAAGCGTTCAAGGCCATCGAGCGCCTGTTCAGTGTGGAAGTCGATATCGCTGACGTTGCCTGCTTTATTTTTGAACCGGTGCAAGGTGAAGGCGGCTTCCTGGCCATGGACCCTGCGTTTGCTCAAGCGCTGCGGGCGTTCTGTGACGCCAACAATATTTACCTGATTGTCGATGAGATTCAGTCGGGCTTTGGCCGCACCGGTCAGCGCTTTGCGTTTAGCCGTTTGGGTATCGAGCCTGACCTGCTGTTGATGGGCAAGAGCATTGCCGGTGGCCTGCCCCTGGGGGCTGTGTATGGTCGCGCTGAACTGATGAACGCACTGCCGCAAGGCGGGTTGGGGGGTACGTACTCCGGCAACCCACTGGCGTGCTCAGCAGCACTGGCCAGCCTTGAGCAAATGACAGAGGCTAACCTGGCCAGTTGGGGCGGTTACCAGCAACAGGCCTTGGAGAGCCGCTACGCCAGCTGGTTGACGCGTGGTATTTCACCCTACCTGGGTCGCCTCAGTGGTACTGGCGCCATGCGCGGTATTGAGTTGCTGACCCCTGAAGGCAAACCCGCCACTGAGCAATTGGCAGAACTGCTTAAGGCTGCTCGCAGCAAGGGCTTGTTGCTGATGCCCAGTGGTAAATACCGCAATGTCATCCGCTTGCTGCCGCCGCTCACGATTGAGCCTGAGCTGTATGAGAGAGGCCTGGACATTTTCGAAGAGTGTCTGGCAGGTATTCGCTAA
- a CDS encoding FAD-binding and (Fe-S)-binding domain-containing protein has protein sequence MIARIATPVALTTRYRDFLASLKTSGFQGEISPDYGSRTVLATDNSIYQRLPQAALFPLHAEDVQRIAELAATEQYREIVLTARGGGTGTNGQSLTHGIVVDLSRHMNRILEINAEERWVRVQAGVVKDQLNKALKPFGLFFAPELSTSNRATIGGMINTDASGQGSCAYGKTRDHVLALNTVLLGGETLRSGPCTQYELEVLQRGNGRIAGVHRTVADVHRQHAELIEARFPKLNRCLTGYDLAHIHDPDGRFNLNSILCGSEGSLGFIVEATLNVLPIPKQSVLVNVSYASFMDALRDARALMAMSPLSIETVDSKVLNLARQDIVWHDVAQYFPAHPATETQGINLVEFSGNDPEALEYAVEEFVEHLQRDTSVRRLNHTLARGSSVNQVYAMRKRAVGLLGNVQGEIRPQPFVEDTAVPPESLADFIAEFRALLDSYNLQYGMFGHVDAGVLHVRPALDMKDPAQAALVRPITDKVVELTHKYGGLLWGEHGKGVRSEYAPRFFGELYPALQAIKSAFDPFNQLNPGKIATPLNATDELLKVDEVTLRGELDRQIDERVWNSYETAVHCNGNGACYNFDPADAMCPSWKATRERTQSPKGRASLIREWLRLQGNAGVDVLEVAQKARNARFFSGALKKIANTLGKYRGREDFSHEVFDAMSGCLACKSCAGQCPIKVNVPEFRSRFLELYYSRYLRPAKDYVVGSLEFTVPVLAKFPGLYNSLMRLSAVQSLLRGPVGMVDSPLLSNVALKPVLKRWHVVEATPKALARLSDVERDNTVVLVQDAFTRYFETDLLADWIEVLARLGFKVLMAPYLPNGKPLHVMGFLGAFEKAARKNADMLNSLSMYGVKLVGLDPAMTLVYRQEYRKSLGSGAPEVLLPQEFLAQTLEKIPEQTGDGKAYYLLGHCTEKTNAPAATALWRHVFGQLGLNLHMVSVGCCGMSGTYGHETANRKVSEKIYDLSWRQVVEHEDQARLLANGYSCRSQAQRLSKATLAHPLQALKQHLAGD, from the coding sequence ATGATTGCTCGTATCGCAACACCGGTAGCGCTCACAACGCGCTACCGGGATTTTCTTGCGTCGCTCAAAACCTCTGGATTCCAAGGCGAAATATCGCCTGATTATGGCAGCCGGACGGTGCTGGCGACCGACAACTCTATTTATCAGCGCCTGCCACAAGCGGCGCTGTTCCCCCTGCATGCCGAAGATGTACAGCGTATTGCTGAACTGGCGGCAACGGAGCAATACCGCGAGATCGTACTGACTGCCAGAGGCGGCGGCACCGGCACCAATGGCCAGTCGCTGACCCATGGCATCGTGGTCGATCTGTCGCGGCACATGAATCGTATCCTTGAGATCAACGCTGAAGAGCGTTGGGTCAGGGTTCAGGCTGGGGTGGTAAAAGATCAGCTCAATAAGGCCTTAAAGCCGTTTGGGCTGTTTTTTGCCCCCGAGCTTTCCACCTCAAACCGGGCCACCATCGGCGGTATGATCAACACCGATGCCAGTGGCCAGGGCAGTTGTGCCTATGGCAAGACCCGCGACCACGTGTTGGCCCTCAACACGGTATTGCTGGGTGGGGAAACGCTCAGATCAGGCCCATGTACACAGTATGAGCTTGAGGTGTTGCAGCGTGGAAACGGCCGAATTGCCGGTGTGCACCGCACCGTTGCTGATGTGCACAGACAACACGCTGAGCTGATTGAGGCGCGCTTCCCTAAGCTTAATCGCTGCCTGACCGGCTACGACTTGGCGCACATCCATGATCCTGACGGGCGCTTTAACCTCAACAGTATTCTGTGCGGGTCAGAAGGTTCACTGGGCTTTATCGTCGAAGCCACGCTGAATGTGCTGCCGATTCCCAAGCAATCCGTGCTGGTGAATGTTTCGTACGCCAGCTTTATGGATGCCCTGCGAGATGCAAGGGCGCTGATGGCCATGTCACCGCTGTCGATTGAGACGGTGGACTCCAAGGTTCTGAACCTGGCCAGACAAGACATCGTCTGGCATGACGTTGCCCAGTACTTCCCGGCTCACCCTGCTACAGAGACCCAGGGCATCAACCTGGTTGAGTTCAGTGGCAATGACCCTGAAGCACTGGAGTACGCAGTGGAGGAGTTTGTTGAGCACCTCCAGCGTGACACCAGCGTGCGCAGGCTCAATCACACACTGGCCCGTGGGTCGTCGGTGAATCAGGTTTACGCCATGCGTAAACGCGCCGTTGGGCTGCTGGGTAATGTGCAGGGTGAGATTCGTCCCCAGCCGTTTGTTGAGGACACCGCTGTTCCGCCGGAATCTCTGGCAGATTTTATTGCTGAGTTCCGCGCCCTGCTCGACAGCTACAACTTGCAGTACGGCATGTTTGGCCATGTGGATGCAGGCGTGCTGCATGTGCGCCCGGCGCTGGATATGAAAGACCCGGCGCAAGCGGCGTTGGTACGGCCAATCACCGATAAAGTGGTCGAGCTGACGCATAAGTACGGCGGCCTGCTGTGGGGCGAGCATGGCAAGGGCGTCCGCTCGGAATACGCACCGCGATTTTTTGGTGAGCTGTACCCGGCGCTGCAAGCGATTAAATCAGCCTTTGATCCATTCAATCAGCTCAACCCCGGCAAGATCGCGACGCCCCTCAATGCCACCGACGAACTGCTGAAGGTCGATGAAGTGACGCTGCGGGGTGAGTTGGATCGCCAGATAGATGAGCGGGTGTGGAACAGTTACGAAACGGCAGTTCACTGCAATGGTAATGGCGCCTGCTACAACTTCGATCCTGCTGATGCCATGTGCCCTTCGTGGAAGGCCACGCGAGAGCGTACGCAGTCGCCCAAGGGGCGGGCCTCGCTGATCCGCGAATGGCTGCGCTTGCAGGGTAATGCGGGTGTCGATGTGCTTGAGGTTGCGCAGAAAGCCCGCAACGCTCGGTTTTTTTCAGGCGCGTTGAAAAAAATCGCTAATACGCTGGGTAAGTACAGAGGTCGCGAAGACTTTTCCCATGAAGTGTTCGATGCCATGTCCGGGTGTCTGGCGTGCAAGTCCTGTGCGGGGCAGTGTCCGATCAAGGTCAACGTGCCTGAATTCCGTTCGCGGTTCCTGGAGCTGTATTACAGCCGCTATCTGCGCCCGGCTAAAGATTATGTGGTGGGTTCGCTGGAGTTCACCGTTCCTGTACTGGCCAAATTCCCGGGGCTTTACAACAGCCTTATGCGGCTCAGCGCTGTGCAGTCGCTGCTGCGTGGCCCTGTGGGTATGGTCGACAGCCCGCTGCTCAGCAACGTTGCGTTAAAGCCTGTGCTTAAGCGCTGGCACGTGGTAGAGGCGACACCTAAAGCGCTTGCACGCTTAAGCGATGTCGAGCGGGACAACACGGTGGTGCTGGTGCAGGACGCCTTCACCCGCTACTTCGAAACCGACCTGCTGGCTGATTGGATTGAGGTGCTTGCGCGCCTTGGCTTTAAGGTGTTGATGGCGCCTTACCTGCCTAATGGCAAGCCGTTGCATGTGATGGGTTTCCTCGGCGCCTTTGAAAAGGCGGCACGCAAGAATGCAGACATGCTCAATTCATTGAGCATGTACGGGGTCAAGCTGGTCGGCCTCGACCCGGCGATGACCCTGGTTTATCGCCAGGAATACCGCAAGTCACTCGGCAGTGGTGCGCCAGAGGTGCTGTTGCCTCAGGAGTTTTTGGCCCAGACGCTGGAGAAAATTCCAGAACAAACGGGGGACGGCAAAGCCTATTACCTCTTGGGCCACTGCACTGAGAAAACCAATGCCCCGGCGGCTACTGCATTGTGGCGCCATGTGTTTGGTCAATTAGGGCTCAACCTGCACATGGTCTCGGTCGGCTGCTGTGGCATGTCTGGCACGTATGGCCATGAGACCGCTAACCGAAAAGTGTCTGAAAAAATCTATGACCTCTCCTGGCGGCAGGTCGTGGAGCATGAGGATCAAGCCCGACTGCTTGCCAACGGCTACTCATGTCGCAGCCAGGCCCAGCGCTTAAGCAAGGCCACCCTGGCCCATCCGTTACAGGCGCTGAAACAGCATCTCGCAGGCGACTAG